From the genome of Thalassoglobus sp. JC818:
ACAACCCCGAAGGGTAGCATCGGCGGATAGCAATAAAATTCAGGTATTTGACCTGCGCGTGTGATGGTTAAACACGCGTCGCATTCTCGCACCCCAGTGATCAAAACTCTTTGCAGAACTTCTCAACACCAGAGAAAAACAAGAACACTGAACCCAAGCTCTTTAACGCAAAACGTTAAATCACAAGACGTCCACCAACCAAATTGCCAAAGATCTTCACCAAAGCTTGTTGCTTTTGGTCCCGCCCAAATCAGCGGGTTCGGCAGTGTACTGGAACTTTTTGTGGGGTCAACTCAAGGAGACAAGTTTTTTGAAGTTTTCGTAAGGAGGTACTTTATCTCCCAACTGCAGATGGCCTTACGTCGATTCGTTCGTGAATTTCAGCCATCGAATCGTCACACCCTCTGGGTGAATCTCGAACAGATATGAACAATTGACCACCACAGGAATCTGTGCGCCAAGACATTGAGACTGAGAGGTGGCGAGACTCTGGGTTTCCCCGAGATTTCCGACTCGGTTATGATATCGCTTTTGACTCCCTTTCCGGATGTTGCAATGTCTGGCCGGCGCGGAATTCGATTTGACGAGACTCGATTCTGGGTGACTCACCGTCACCAGGAATACGGTCCATTCGATTATGAATGGAGCGAGGACTTTCGAGGAATCGAGCTCCACTACATGGGTACCAAGTTCGGAGAAGTCTGCAGCGTCCACGAACTGTTCGCCGACATGAAGGAATTTGCCCTTCCGATGCGCGTTGTTGAAGTCGCTTGCGTCGTTTTTGGTTGCACTTTGCTGGGAATTTCGGCAGGGTTTAATGAACAGGAACGTGGAGACCTGCTGATTGACACTCTTCGGGAGTTCGACTGTGGTGAGTTTCTTCCAGAATAAGGGAAACGGAACTTCCATCCCCTTGCCACTGGAATTGTGACCGCCAAAATGCTGGGCAATCGCTGCTCTCACTTTTCAGCGATTTCGATCCGTTTGAGTTGCGGTTTTGCCAAACTGAACAGCCCCTGACTACCCGGAGAAAACTTTTGAGTTCCCCCAATGATTCTCACTCGGGATCCGATTTGCTCCCGCGATTTCTCGCTTCGGTGACGCAGTTTGTCTCATCACAACCCGTTGTCACGCTCTGGATCATTGGGCTCTTTACTCTGTTCTCCGCGCTCGTCACCGCTCGATTTCTGACATTCAAGACCGACCGCTCCGATCTGATTGATTCCAACTCCGAGTTTCATCAGCGGTGGGAAGAATACGTTGAAAAGTTCGGCCCCGAAGCAGACATCGTGATCGTTGTTGAAGGACCGAATCGAGAAGCTGTCGAACAAGCCATTGACACCGTTGGTGCCGAACTCCGATCTGAATCGAAACTCTTTGGGAGCATCCTCGATCGAGTCGATTCCGATCGAGTCGTATCGAAGGGGCTGCAATACCTAACTCCCGTCGAGCTTGAAAAGATAGAAAACGAACTCGACGAGTCTCAGGAAATTATAGAGGGAGACTGGAACCTCGCTGGATTGAATGCGTATTCCCGTCGTCTTGAACAACTGCTCCAGTATTCGATCTCTCAAGGCGATCCCGCGAGAGTCGACACGGCCATCAATCGCATCGAACTGCTCGCCAACAGCCTTCATAGCTTCCTGCTCGACCAGAACGAATTTGAGTCCCCCTGGCCTCAAATCGTTTCTCGAACTGAATTGGTTTCGCAGGAAGCAAAGTCCGAGTATCAACTGACGCCATCCGGCAAGATGGGTTTCGTCGTCGTGACCGCTCAGGCCTCCTCCAACGGGTTGACCGGTAAGTCGGAGTCGCTAAATCGGCTGCGCGAAATCTGCTCTGAGACAGCAGAGGAACTCTCCGAAGTAGAAATTGGAATGACCGGCATTCCTGTGCTTGAAGCAGACGAGATGGAACGGTCGCAGATCGACATGCGAAACGCGTCTCTGATCTCTTTCGGCGGCGTTGGCCTCATCCTGCTCCTTGGATTCCGGGGATTTCGTCATCCATCGCTCGCACTGATCATGCTTGCCGTCGCTCTGGTCTGGGCTCTTGGATACACAACACTCACGATCGGACACTTGAATATTCTGTCGGTTTCCTTCGCTGCCATTCTTATCGGATTAGGAATCGACTTTGCGATCCACTACATGGCCCGCTACCTGGAACTTCGTCACCACGATGAAGAGTTTCACCGTTCGCTGGCTTTGACTTCCCGGAGCGTGGGAACAGGAATCGTGACCGCCGCGGTGACAACGTCGATGGCATTCCTATGTGCGACGTTTACGGACTTTCTGGGAGTCGCAGAGCTAGGTGTTATCGCTGGTGGCGGAATCCTGCTGTGTGCCATCGCGACTTTCACCGTTCTCCCCGCTCTCATCACACTCTCCGACCAAAACCTCTCGCCGCAACGACTTCCAACTCCGTTTCAAGGAACGTTGCTACGCAAAATGATTCGACGGTTTCCAGCTCTCGTGACCATCCTCACGCTGGTCGCAATCGTAATCGTCGGCGCTCAGGGATTTCGACTGGCCGATGGCGAGATCGAATCGATTGTTGAATACGACTCGAACCTCTTGAACCTGCAAGCTGAAGGCGTCGAGTCGGTCGAGTTACAGGAAAGACTCTTCCAAGAAACCGACGGATCGTTGCTTTACGCTGTTTCGATTTCTGACTCGATCGAGGAGACCCGAATTCGGGGTGAAAAGTTTCAGCAACTTGATCTCGTCGCACGCGTCGAAGACATGGCGAGCTATCTGCCTCGCTTCCCAGCTTCGGAAACCAATCTGCTCATCCAGTCCATCCACTTGAGACTCAGTCGACTCGCTGATCTCCCGGAAACCTTTCCCGAGATCAATCCGCTTGCCGTCGGGCAGACACTCGAAAGTCTTCACAACCTCGTGCAAAGTCAAACTTCTCCATCAGCTGACGAAGCTGAGACACGGCTTGACGAAACGCTCGACATCATCTCAACAATGGAATTGCCTCAGCAGGTCGAAATCCTTTCGGCTTACCAGGGGGCGATGCTTTCCGCTCTTCACGCGCAGCTTAAGAAGCTGAAGGAGGTGTCTGATCCATCTCCCGTCACTCCGAAAGACTTCGACCCCGCGATTCATCGTCGATTCGTATCCGACGAAGGAGACTGGCTGATCCGCGTTTACCCGAAAGAAGACATCTGGGAAGAGAAACCACTCGAAGCGTTTATCGACCAAGTTCGCAGTGTGGACCCGCTCATTACCGGGACGCCCATTCAGAACTTCGAAGCTGCTCGTCAAATCCGCAACAGCTACTTTGATGCTGCCATCTATGCGTTGGTCGTCGTGACTCTCATTCTGCTGATTGACGCAATTTCGCTGGGACCGTTGTGTGTCACGCTCATAGCGCCGCTTGCCGTTGTTGGATTTACTCACTTCATGAGTCAGCACGCAGGCGAGGAATCGAACATCGCGCACCTTTTGGCGCTCTACACCATTGTCGCCATTCTGGTGGCGTTCGTTTTTGATTTTGAAAGCACACGCAATGTCATTCTGACCTTACTTCCTCCGATTGCAGGCGGATTTCTGATGTTCGGAATCTTTGCGATGACGAACATCGACCTGAATCCTGCAAACCTGATCGTCCTGCCATTGATCCTAGGAATTGGGGTCGATGATGGTGTCCATGTGACGCACGACTTTCGACTCACTCGAGGTCCTTATGAGACTTCACCGAGCACCATTAATGCTGTGACCCTCACTTCACTGACTTCAATGATGGGCTTTGGGAGCATGCTGGTTGCCGCGCACCAGGGACTTGTATCACTCGGTTTGGTTTTGGTGATCGGAGTCGGGAGTTGCCTGTTCGTGTCGCTGGTCACCCTGCCAGCCATCCTGACTCTGATTGATCGCGGAAGAAGTCAGAAACCAGAGAAACAGGTCCCACCACAGAAAACTGAAGAACCTCCAGAAGACGAAGAAGACGTCGTCACGATTGCTTTCCAAAACAGCGAGACATTTGGGGATAAGCCATCCGACGACCAATAGCAAATCTTCAATCGAACGAGTTTCGCTTCGCAGCCAGAGACATGAACATTGACTCAGCCGTTGAGAAGTTTGCGTTTCTCGTCAATGAATCGAACGTGATGTGGAATGTGCGAAACGATCCGTTCGAGAAGAACTTTCAGAGTCAACGGACCATCATCTGAATGTAAGCCGACTCGCTGAAAGTCTTCGTCGGTCGACTTCCTGAGGATCTCAGCCATCTGCTGGCGAGTGAAGTCCACAATGGTCAACTCCACCTCGACGTCACGATCGTGATACGCAAGTCTCGTAGCGAACAGATCAGGGTCGCCACCACGTAACGGTGGGCGATCTTCTGCGATCACTCGCTTCATTCGATCAGCGTAAACTGTTTCAAAATCTGCGATGTGACAGACAACCTGTCGCGACGACCAAGCCCCCTGCACTGGAGCTGCATCGAGTTGACTGGTCGTCATTCCCTCCACTGCCCGACGCAGCTCCTGCGGACCGGCCAGGTAGTCTTCAATCAGCTGGGAGTAAGAATTCATTCCTCTTCCTGACTTGGCTCACTTCGTAAATCCAGCGTCATTAAGAGTCCAGCGAAACGATCATCATTATCTGACCGCCGAGGGACATGACAACCAAGACACGTTGTCGACAATCGAATTCGTCCGGCAAAGTGAAACTGATTCCCTTCAACCGATTCGAAGTGACCTTCCGGATTTCGAAGGACTCGGACCGCTTCCTTCTCAAGGTCATTGGAGGGTTCGTGATCGATATTCATCGCTGGCGTGTCGACGGCAAGCCAACGCAGCTGAACGTTGTACTTGCGCTTTAAAACACCGAAGACATCCTCCAAAGATCGAGATGGGATTTGCAAACTTTCTTCCTCTTGGAAGAGATCCCGATGCATGACCTGAAGCGAGCCATGCACCGACTCAAAAAGAATCGACGCAAGACGCCTCGCGTGCGCGACGTCGCCCTCCTGTGAAGTCGACACAGCTTCCGGGCGAATGTCTTCGGATTCTGCATCACAAACCAAATTCTGACCGCTCA
Proteins encoded in this window:
- a CDS encoding DinB family protein translates to MNSYSQLIEDYLAGPQELRRAVEGMTTSQLDAAPVQGAWSSRQVVCHIADFETVYADRMKRVIAEDRPPLRGGDPDLFATRLAYHDRDVEVELTIVDFTRQQMAEILRKSTDEDFQRVGLHSDDGPLTLKVLLERIVSHIPHHVRFIDEKRKLLNG
- a CDS encoding MMPL family transporter produces the protein MSSPNDSHSGSDLLPRFLASVTQFVSSQPVVTLWIIGLFTLFSALVTARFLTFKTDRSDLIDSNSEFHQRWEEYVEKFGPEADIVIVVEGPNREAVEQAIDTVGAELRSESKLFGSILDRVDSDRVVSKGLQYLTPVELEKIENELDESQEIIEGDWNLAGLNAYSRRLEQLLQYSISQGDPARVDTAINRIELLANSLHSFLLDQNEFESPWPQIVSRTELVSQEAKSEYQLTPSGKMGFVVVTAQASSNGLTGKSESLNRLREICSETAEELSEVEIGMTGIPVLEADEMERSQIDMRNASLISFGGVGLILLLGFRGFRHPSLALIMLAVALVWALGYTTLTIGHLNILSVSFAAILIGLGIDFAIHYMARYLELRHHDEEFHRSLALTSRSVGTGIVTAAVTTSMAFLCATFTDFLGVAELGVIAGGGILLCAIATFTVLPALITLSDQNLSPQRLPTPFQGTLLRKMIRRFPALVTILTLVAIVIVGAQGFRLADGEIESIVEYDSNLLNLQAEGVESVELQERLFQETDGSLLYAVSISDSIEETRIRGEKFQQLDLVARVEDMASYLPRFPASETNLLIQSIHLRLSRLADLPETFPEINPLAVGQTLESLHNLVQSQTSPSADEAETRLDETLDIISTMELPQQVEILSAYQGAMLSALHAQLKKLKEVSDPSPVTPKDFDPAIHRRFVSDEGDWLIRVYPKEDIWEEKPLEAFIDQVRSVDPLITGTPIQNFEAARQIRNSYFDAAIYALVVVTLILLIDAISLGPLCVTLIAPLAVVGFTHFMSQHAGEESNIAHLLALYTIVAILVAFVFDFESTRNVILTLLPPIAGGFLMFGIFAMTNIDLNPANLIVLPLILGIGVDDGVHVTHDFRLTRGPYETSPSTINAVTLTSLTSMMGFGSMLVAAHQGLVSLGLVLVIGVGSCLFVSLVTLPAILTLIDRGRSQKPEKQVPPQKTEEPPEDEEDVVTIAFQNSETFGDKPSDDQ
- a CDS encoding DUF3365 domain-containing protein — its product is MTTRGSSWQRTISLSAIVLLFLTLLSGQNLVCDAESEDIRPEAVSTSQEGDVAHARRLASILFESVHGSLQVMHRDLFQEEESLQIPSRSLEDVFGVLKRKYNVQLRWLAVDTPAMNIDHEPSNDLEKEAVRVLRNPEGHFESVEGNQFHFAGRIRLSTTCLGCHVPRRSDNDDRFAGLLMTLDLRSEPSQEEE